The following coding sequences lie in one Pantanalinema sp. genomic window:
- the dnaB gene encoding replicative DNA helicase, with translation MNDPLLERIPPQSIEAEQSVLGALLISADALVRVSEILKPESFYRHAHATLYETILMIAERGEPVDLVTVSTELRTSNRLDEIGGYTYLMDLAASIPTAANAEYYARIVEEKAALRALITGGTKIVELGYSQKGKLDETIDEAERIIFDVAQGRRTSKDISHIKDILRDTFETIEHRYENQDNVMGYATGYYDLDYMMSGLHASDMIVLAARPAMGKTSFALNLAQNIAKLNDLPVMVFSLEMSKEQLAQRLICSEARINAHRIKTGFLSETDWPKLTEAIGTLASSPIYIDDTPAITVMEVRGKARRLKALEKKELGLIVIDYLQLMSGGGSSSDGNRVQEISAISRNLKALARELNVPIIALSQLSRAVESRTDKHPMLSDLRESGAIEQDADIVMFIYRDEYYNQESLDKNVAEVIIAKHRNGPVGTVKLFFEKEHTRFENLTAQPTMAEPA, from the coding sequence ATGAACGATCCTCTTCTAGAGCGCATCCCCCCCCAGAGCATCGAGGCCGAGCAGTCGGTGCTCGGCGCGCTCCTCATCTCGGCCGACGCCCTGGTGCGGGTCTCCGAGATCCTCAAGCCGGAGTCCTTCTACCGCCACGCGCACGCGACCCTCTACGAGACGATCCTCATGATCGCCGAGCGCGGCGAGCCGGTCGACCTGGTCACGGTCTCGACCGAGCTGCGCACGTCCAATCGCCTGGACGAGATCGGCGGCTACACCTACCTGATGGACCTCGCGGCGTCGATCCCGACCGCCGCCAACGCCGAGTACTACGCCCGCATCGTCGAGGAGAAGGCCGCCCTTCGCGCGCTGATCACCGGCGGCACCAAGATCGTCGAGCTCGGCTACTCCCAGAAGGGGAAGCTCGACGAGACCATCGACGAGGCCGAGCGCATCATCTTCGACGTGGCCCAGGGCCGGCGCACGTCCAAGGACATCTCGCACATCAAGGACATCCTGCGCGACACCTTCGAGACCATCGAGCACCGGTACGAGAATCAAGACAACGTCATGGGCTACGCGACCGGCTACTACGACCTCGACTACATGATGAGCGGCCTGCACGCCTCCGACATGATCGTGCTCGCGGCCCGCCCCGCGATGGGGAAGACCTCGTTCGCGCTCAACCTGGCCCAGAACATCGCCAAGCTCAACGACCTGCCCGTCATGGTCTTCAGCCTGGAAATGTCGAAGGAGCAGCTGGCGCAGCGCCTCATCTGCTCCGAGGCGCGCATCAACGCCCACCGGATCAAGACCGGCTTCCTGTCCGAGACCGACTGGCCCAAGCTGACCGAGGCCATCGGCACTTTGGCCTCCAGCCCCATCTACATCGACGACACCCCGGCCATCACGGTCATGGAGGTGCGCGGCAAGGCCCGCCGCCTCAAGGCCCTCGAGAAGAAGGAGCTGGGGCTGATCGTCATCGACTACCTCCAGCTGATGAGCGGCGGCGGCAGCAGCTCGGACGGCAACCGCGTGCAGGAGATCTCGGCCATCTCGCGCAACCTCAAGGCGCTGGCGCGCGAGCTGAACGTGCCCATCATCGCCCTGTCCCAGCTCAGCCGCGCCGTCGAGAGCCGCACCGACAAGCACCCGATGCTCTCGGACCTTCGCGAGTCGGGCGCCATCGAGCAGGACGCCGACATCGTCATGTTCATCTACCGCGACGAGTACTACAACCAGGAGAGCCTGGACAAGAACGTCGCCGAGGTCATCATCGCCAAGCACCGTAACGGCCCGGTGGGCACGGTCAAGCTCTTCTTCGAGAAGGAGCACACCCGCTTCGAGAACCTGACCGCCCAGCCCACCATGGCCGAGCCGGCCTAA
- the rplI gene encoding 50S ribosomal protein L9: protein MRVILNKDVKDIGKAGQVVEVSEGYGRNYLMPRNLATEATDAALKAVADKAKRDQAKADKLKAEMQEYAAKIAEKTVTIPAKAGEGGRLYGAITSKEIALETKKQTGFEIDKRKIEMEGTIHALGYYDLAVKVHPEVTAKLRVHVVEAK from the coding sequence CGGCAAGGCCGGACAGGTCGTGGAGGTGTCGGAGGGCTACGGCCGCAACTACCTCATGCCGCGCAACCTCGCCACCGAGGCCACCGACGCGGCCCTCAAGGCCGTGGCCGACAAGGCCAAGCGCGACCAGGCAAAGGCGGACAAGCTCAAGGCCGAGATGCAGGAGTACGCCGCCAAGATCGCCGAGAAGACCGTGACCATCCCGGCCAAGGCGGGCGAGGGCGGCCGCCTCTACGGCGCCATCACCTCCAAGGAGATCGCCCTCGAGACCAAGAAGCAGACCGGCTTCGAGATCGACAAGCGCAAGATCGAGATGGAGGGCACCATCCACGCCCTCGGCTACTACGACCTCGCCGTCAAGGTCCACCCCGAGGTGACCGCCAAGCTGCGCGTCCACGTCGTCGAGGCAAAGTAA